A window of Maioricimonas rarisocia genomic DNA:
GCCGGGAATGCCGTAGAAGTTCTTTCCGCCGTAGCCCTGGACCGCGAGCGGATGCACCTTTCCGAGAAAGATGCTGCAGGCGTCCATCTGGTGGCTGCCCAGCTCGGCCATCAGTCCCCCGCCGGTCGAGTTGTACAGTCGCCAGTTGATGAGCTGGTTGAGCGAATCGAAGCCGAACGACGAGAGGTCCGCTTTGGCGAGTGCCTCTCTGTCGGCACTGGGGATGCCCTTCTGCCAGCTGTCGGAGTGCGGGAAGCTGTTGTTACGGTGCCACTGGGCGCGGATGTACTTGATGTCACCCAACAGCCCGTTCTTCACCAGGCTGTTGGCGTTGTCGTACAGCACGCTGTAGTGACGCTGGTGTCCGACGGCGAGCAGGCGGTTGTTATCACGCGCCTTGCGGATCATGGCCTTGCAGTCGGGGACGGTGCGGGCCATCAGCTTTTCGGTCAGCACGTGCAGGCCGGCGTCGAGGCAGTCGAGCGCGATCGGTGCGTGCGTGACGAGCGGCGTGGCGATGACGACCGCTTCGATGCCCAGTTCGTCCTTGGCGTCGAGCAGCTTGCGATGGTCGTCGTAGACCTTGATCTTCGAGGCCTTCTCCGGACCGAGCTTCTTGATCAGGCCGACGCGGTGCTCGTTGCCATCACCGGTGAACGCACGATCGCGGTTGCTGGGCCGCAGGTCGGCGACGGCGACGATGTCCATGTACTTCGGCGGGTGCTGGGTGATGAGGATGTTGCCCTCGTCACCGGTGCCGATGAAGGCGACCCGGACGGGATCCCCCTTGAGTTCCTGGTAGCCGAAGTAGGCCACTCCCAGGCCGGCAGCGCCGGCACCCACGCCCGCAAGGAAGTCGCGTCGGCTCACGCCGACGGCGTCGGAGAAGTTCTGTTTGCCGATCTGTTCTTGTTCGGGTGTGAGGACCATGGTGACGGACTCCTGCGGGAGGTTGATCGAATCTATCTGGTGGCCTGCCGAAGAGCGGGGCAGGGGAAGCTGGCCGGTTTCACTTCGACCATTGTTTATTCTTGCAGATCCGGCGTCAAATTGAACCCCCTGCGTCTCAGAACGGTCACGAAAACATCTGACCGAAACCGGTGGCAGGGAACGCGTTTCGGATATGCGCGATCTCCGGAGCGGAACCTGGTTTCCAGGTGATGGCTACGACATCGAAGCGGGCAGGGCGTTCGAGCAGCCGTCGCGCCCGCAGCCACTGCAGTGCGGCCCGGGTGATCTGACGCTGCTTCGTCGAAGTGACCGCCTCGGCAGGATGGCCGGCCGCATGGGACGAGCGGGTCTTGACTTCGATGAACACGATGGTCGGCCCGTCCATCGCGATAATGTCCAGCTCGCCGATCCGGCTGCGGGACTGTCGGGCCAGAATGCGGTAGCCCTGCCGCTTGAGGTAGCGGACGGCAGCCCGTTCACCTCGATCGCCGAGCAGCTTTGTCAGCCAGCCTGCGCGGTTCATGGGGCCCTCGCGCAGCAAAGACCCGGCGAAAGGACGTTCCGTTCCGCCGGGGTGATTGTTCAGGGTGCCGCGGCCGGAAATCAGCCGTGGGTTTCGGCTTCCCACGGTTTGGCGCGACGTTCGGCCAGACGGGTGGCCTTTCCGATGCGGTCCCGCAGGTAGTACAGCTTGGCGCGCCGGACGCGAGCGTGCCGCTTGACGACGACGTCCGCCACTTTGGGAGAGTTGACCGGGAAGGTCCGCTCCACGCCTTCGCCGGCCACGATGCGGCGGACCGTGAAGGTTTCCCGCATGCCGGCTCCCTTCATGGCGATGACCACGCCGGTGAAGACCTGAATCCGTTCCTTGTCACCTTCGAGGATCCGGGTGTGCACGTCGACGGTATCGCCGACCGTGAACTTCAGCTCGTTTTCCCGCAGGCTGGGCTGCTCGGCCAGTTCGATCAACTTGTTCTGCATCGTTCTGATCCTGTCCCGGGCCCGTGTCCTGGGGGCCGGCAACTGTCACTATGGATGAAACCGCTATTTCAACAAATCTTCCCGCCGCTGACGAGTCCGAATCAGACTCTGTTCGTGTCTCCAGCGGGCGATTTCCGGATGATTGCCGCTGAGCAGAATATCCGGAACCTCCATGCCGCGAAATGATCGCGGCCGTGTGTACTGAGGATATTCCAGCAGTCGGCTTTCGGAGAACGAATCGTACCGGCTGCTCGTTTCGTCACCGAGCACGCCGGGAATCAGCCGGATGACGGTATCGATCAACAACATTGCCGGGACTTCTCCGCCGTTGCAGATGAAGTCGCCGGCCGAAATCTCCAGCGGCTTAAGACCCTGGGTAATCCGCTCGTCGAACCCTTCGTAGCGCCCACACAACAACAAAAGCCGGTCGAAGGTGGCCAGTTCCTTCACCAGGTCCTGATCGAGCTGCCTCCCCTGCGGGGTCAGCATGACCAGTTGGCCGGGCTGCTGTGCGTCGTTCTGGACGGCTTCGACGCAGTCGTAGACCGGCTCACAGCGAATGAGCATCCCCGGGCCACCCCCGTACGGGGTATCGTCGACAGACTTGTGTCGATCGGTGGCCCAGTCGCGAAAGTTCCACAAGCGGACATCGACGAGCCCGGCGTCGATGGCTTTCTTGAGGAGACTCTGCTCGAGATACCCGTCGAAGATGCCGGGAAACAACGTCAGGACGTCGAATCGCATGGATCACGTCGAAGCGGAGACAGCAGGGTGCCGTCGGCTCAGCCTTCGGCTTCCGCGGTGGCTTCTTCGGTCTCGGCCGCTTCCGCTCCACCTTCTTCGGCGGGAGCTTCGGCCTCGGCCGGCTTTTTCTCCTGGGGAGGCGTCATCGGCGGGGGCGACTTGGTTTCCCCCCAGTCCGACTCCTTGAACTTGCGGATCAGGACGGCAACTTTCTCGGTGGGCTGAGCGCCGACCGAAAGCCAGTGATCCACGCGCTCCAGCTGGAGGCTGACGCGCTGCGACTTGTCGCGGACCATCGGGTCGTAGGTGCCGATTTCCTCGATCGTCTTGCCATCCCGAGGGGAACGGCTGTCCATCACGCAAATGCGGTAGTAGGGGCGATGCTTGCGTCCCAGCCGCTTCATTCGAATCCGAACGGCCACCTGTGTCTCCCGTGAGTCTGTTCCCGCCCGACGCGTCATCGGCGTGGGCGCTTATCGCTTACGCTTGTTCTTCTTGCGCTGTTGCTTCGCCTGCTTCCGCTGCTGCTTCCGCTTGTCCCGCAGTTTGTCCTTATCGACAGGGCCGCGTTTGCTGCGCTGTTTTTCACGCTGCATCTGGCCAGCGGGATTCATCATCTCCCGTTGCAGCTTCTGGACTTCGCGGAAGCGATCCGTCGCCGACAGCCCGGCCATCTTCTGCATCATGCCGGACATGCCCTTGAACTGCTTGAGCAGATCATTGACTTCGGCGGGGTCGGTACCGCTCCCCTGAGCGATCCGATTTCGGCGGGAACGGTCAATTCTGTCAGGATTTTGCCGCTCGTCAAGCGTCATGGACTGAATCATTGCCCGAAGACGCTTGACATCCTTGTCCGGGTCCATATCTCCCAGCTCATCCATGGCTCCGGCAATCTGTCCCATGCCGGGAATGAGCTTCATCAGGGACTTCATCGGTCCCATCTTCTTCATCTGGTCGATGGCTTTCAGGAAGTCGTCGAGCGAAAACTTCCCTTCCAGCATCTTCTGCTGCTGGCGGGCCATCTCGTCTTCGTCGAGAACCCGGGTCGCCGTCTCCAGCAGCGTCGCGACGTCTCCCTGACCGAGAATCCGCTGGGCCATCCGGTCCGGATGAAACTGTTCCAGCCGATCGAGCTGCTCGCCGACGCCGATGTACTTGATCGGCACGCCGGTGACGGCTTTGACCGACAGGGCCGCTCCGCCCCGCGTGTCGCCGTCCAGCTTCGTCAGGATCACGCCGTCCAGTTCCAGTGCCTCGTTGAACGACTTGGCACTGTTGACGGCATCCTGGCCGGTCATCGCGTCACAGACCAGCAGGGCCTGGTGCGGCATGAGCCGGTTGTCGATCTCGATCAGCTCTTTCATCAGCGCGTCATCGACGTGCAGACGGCCGGCTGTATCGAGGATCAGGATATTGCAGCCCTGGCGGTTGGCCTCCTTGCGGCCGTTCTGGCAGACCTTCACGGGACTGCTGCGGTCGGCCGGTTCGGCGTAGACCGGCACGCCGATCTGCTCGCCGATCACTTTGAGCTGCTCGATGGCGGCGGGGCGCTGAAGGTCGGCGGCGACCAGCATCGGCTTGGCCCCTTCCTCCTTCAGCATCTTTGCCAGCTTGCCGCAGGTCGTCGTTTTACCCGAACCCTGCAGACCGCACATCATCAGCACGGTC
This region includes:
- a CDS encoding Gfo/Idh/MocA family protein, with the translated sequence MVLTPEQEQIGKQNFSDAVGVSRRDFLAGVGAGAAGLGVAYFGYQELKGDPVRVAFIGTGDEGNILITQHPPKYMDIVAVADLRPSNRDRAFTGDGNEHRVGLIKKLGPEKASKIKVYDDHRKLLDAKDELGIEAVVIATPLVTHAPIALDCLDAGLHVLTEKLMARTVPDCKAMIRKARDNNRLLAVGHQRHYSVLYDNANSLVKNGLLGDIKYIRAQWHRNNSFPHSDSWQKGIPSADREALAKADLSSFGFDSLNQLINWRLYNSTGGGLMAELGSHQMDACSIFLGKVHPLAVQGYGGKNFYGIPGVGPKDKWDDDREIDDHVYVTLEFPGPHYEQNDRDICIVTYSSMSTNKFEPYGELVYGSRGTLFMKTEKEAMLWKEEGRGSLGGGPDQRLWVVSGSAEGGGPVMEAYETTSGSAKASSTGGELAENVSRGYTEEMEHFCYAIRNQGSDYWPGGEPLAPSKGGLRCNGVVAMADAIMALTSNLAMATRQRIEFKPEWFDPDSDAAPETDPEIVG
- a CDS encoding YraN family protein, encoding MNRAGWLTKLLGDRGERAAVRYLKRQGYRILARQSRSRIGELDIIAMDGPTIVFIEVKTRSSHAAGHPAEAVTSTKQRQITRAALQWLRARRLLERPARFDVVAITWKPGSAPEIAHIRNAFPATGFGQMFS
- the rplS gene encoding 50S ribosomal protein L19, with product MQNKLIELAEQPSLRENELKFTVGDTVDVHTRILEGDKERIQVFTGVVIAMKGAGMRETFTVRRIVAGEGVERTFPVNSPKVADVVVKRHARVRRAKLYYLRDRIGKATRLAERRAKPWEAETHG
- the trmD gene encoding tRNA (guanosine(37)-N1)-methyltransferase TrmD; the encoded protein is MRFDVLTLFPGIFDGYLEQSLLKKAIDAGLVDVRLWNFRDWATDRHKSVDDTPYGGGPGMLIRCEPVYDCVEAVQNDAQQPGQLVMLTPQGRQLDQDLVKELATFDRLLLLCGRYEGFDERITQGLKPLEISAGDFICNGGEVPAMLLIDTVIRLIPGVLGDETSSRYDSFSESRLLEYPQYTRPRSFRGMEVPDILLSGNHPEIARWRHEQSLIRTRQRREDLLK
- the rpsP gene encoding 30S ribosomal protein S16, with translation MAVRIRMKRLGRKHRPYYRICVMDSRSPRDGKTIEEIGTYDPMVRDKSQRVSLQLERVDHWLSVGAQPTEKVAVLIRKFKESDWGETKSPPPMTPPQEKKPAEAEAPAEEGGAEAAETEEATAEAEG
- the ffh gene encoding signal recognition particle protein — translated: MFEAITQNLTEALGNMARGKLSESNIRDGMAQVRHALLEADVNYDVAKDFCDRVTEEAVGEQVLKSLKPGEQIVGIVYRELVNLMGPVDHSIELRRGEMTVLMMCGLQGSGKTTTCGKLAKMLKEEGAKPMLVAADLQRPAAIEQLKVIGEQIGVPVYAEPADRSSPVKVCQNGRKEANRQGCNILILDTAGRLHVDDALMKELIEIDNRLMPHQALLVCDAMTGQDAVNSAKSFNEALELDGVILTKLDGDTRGGAALSVKAVTGVPIKYIGVGEQLDRLEQFHPDRMAQRILGQGDVATLLETATRVLDEDEMARQQQKMLEGKFSLDDFLKAIDQMKKMGPMKSLMKLIPGMGQIAGAMDELGDMDPDKDVKRLRAMIQSMTLDERQNPDRIDRSRRNRIAQGSGTDPAEVNDLLKQFKGMSGMMQKMAGLSATDRFREVQKLQREMMNPAGQMQREKQRSKRGPVDKDKLRDKRKQQRKQAKQQRKKNKRKR